A single genomic interval of Pseudobacteroides sp. harbors:
- a CDS encoding RHS repeat-associated core domain-containing protein, with protein MNWKSTKVSKNDLEKLKAGKLKQENRKKKNRALKKGKGNGKKSKSPKNTSQAAKNVCTSGDPINVVTGSFYIDAKDLLIEDRGINLEIKRKYNSTDESTGPMGKGWTFEFESRIERRGDELTLVCPDGSVREYEKNEGLWANVSDDDESDKLTELETGQFLLKSKDKKTLNYDKNGKLISVSDKNHNTLLLAYNHKGEIDTLTTPGGKIITFLCNSGKVLQITDNIGRIVKYKYSGDNLTEVTLPNGGTVKYTYEAKWITTVTDQNGVPYVKNEYDEKGRVIKQLDKNGNITEITYNEDDKENVFIFHATNVVERYRYNEQNLLSERVYPDGTSEIYTYDIYGNKDSVTDRLGRTTEYVYDKEGYLLEEIYPNGYTISNYYDSFGNLIKTATSGGSATLFLYDSNGNIIEEKVRIDDDVYSITGYFYDEHGRLLERVDPEGNITEFEYEDHHIDKPTLIRDAEGNIFKYKYDKAGRMIGITIPYGTIEYTYNEINKVIKKIDALGNVTQMEYDLMGNLVKKLLPGEQNSGTGYKFYYDNMDRLVKTIDPLNNVMALKYDIHGNVIKEINPNLYDQDAADGIGIEYIYDQSQRRIKDVYPTGGVGRTKYDPVGNVIKTIEPGKYDVYTDDGAGCEYVYDELNRLTMIKDPEGNVVKAYQYDDGGRLIKEANAKGYETIYKYNAAGWLIEKRAPVDEKDSKALYSITLYNYDKAGRRIEEKVSREYVDDKEYPEDWNVISYVYDKNNRIVEVSDSTGARIQYSYDCLGSRTTEIIKINDKKNKIIRYRYNSVGLLEKKTEEVDGDDLVEKVEGKAISQTLYNYDGNYNLTCITTPLGYKTHISYDKAGRITEVRKIIDKDEIRITKYEYDKAGNLTKETDCNGNSIKYDYDSMNRRVRVIDREGGVTRLFYDDAGNVIKRVSPKNYDPKTDDGIGKSFTYDSLNRLTGVIDALGNVVEKRMFNSAGELVEKMDAAMLSAEYKYDIGGRIKEISTPGAKQRGIASQQYTYDAMGNITGIKDGQGNLTQHKLDLWGRISEIQKADGSVEKYSYDHAGNIVSAADGNGNITEYVFNSLNKLSRIVDPAGDSISFKYDLQGRLVRKVDRNRKISEYIYNQDDNIVLKRDMASGYREEYSYNLDGSLKAAVNGAVSYFYEYTPNLKLKSKRANGKPVLNYKYDKEGNLIELKDISGKLTTYKYDELGRLSEVWDAEQKEATYIYNLDSTVASICYSNGTTVEYSYDNDKNIASIISRNKAGEEIISHMYFYDNNGNQVEKVENGSVTSFRYDKLNRLEKVVYPDVEEIFTYDFAGNRISRIKGNIKEEYSYDKRNRLVEKVEGAAHTNYQYDPHGNLIQESGNRGITKYTYDCFNRTASVQSPAGGFIKNVYDPEGLRYEVQENGNVSRFVFSGRDIVSELDGSGSLKHSSIRGYELLAHKEVTGKSYYYINNAHGDVTALVDAAGSVVNRYQYDAFGNTVEAVEKVQNRFRYAGEQYDQVTAQYYLRARFYNPVVGRFTQEDTYRGDGLNLYSYVKNNPVKYLDPSGHWGELVHKDVTTEIASKLLDNEKYGSIVGNADNGVDSDPTTSPFLKATQDWHFDQTKGTGVDTRQQHFDEYYKKSVDTWNNAEKDYANNVANIENSYSYKIKKVFMSEEKAKNSCLQSLMEEREKQRKKSLEQLGKALHPYQDIDAHMDWDTGPLGVNAHHANSGYDKIKIFDDPRYDLVKNPAGGYDPIDSGEKFGSQRYKATEQKTKDAITQFMKDVNYCASKSQTF; from the coding sequence AAATTAAAGGCCGGGAAGTTAAAGCAGGAAAACAGAAAGAAAAAGAATAGGGCTTTAAAAAAAGGAAAAGGGAACGGTAAAAAGTCAAAAAGTCCTAAAAATACAAGCCAGGCGGCAAAAAATGTATGTACCTCAGGGGATCCTATTAATGTGGTAACAGGAAGCTTTTACATAGATGCAAAAGACCTTTTGATTGAAGACAGAGGGATAAACCTTGAGATAAAAAGAAAGTATAATTCAACTGATGAATCAACAGGCCCTATGGGAAAAGGCTGGACCTTTGAATTTGAAAGCAGGATAGAAAGACGTGGCGATGAACTGACTCTCGTTTGCCCGGATGGCAGTGTAAGGGAGTATGAAAAAAATGAAGGCCTGTGGGCAAACGTAAGCGATGACGATGAGTCAGATAAGCTGACAGAATTGGAAACAGGCCAATTCTTATTGAAAAGTAAAGATAAAAAAACCCTTAATTATGATAAAAACGGAAAACTCATATCTGTATCGGATAAAAATCATAATACACTTCTTTTAGCATACAACCATAAAGGTGAAATTGATACCCTCACAACTCCTGGTGGAAAAATAATAACGTTTTTATGTAATTCCGGTAAAGTACTCCAGATTACAGACAATATAGGGAGAATTGTAAAATATAAATACTCAGGGGACAATCTCACAGAGGTTACCCTGCCAAATGGCGGAACAGTAAAATACACATATGAAGCCAAATGGATTACAACAGTTACCGACCAAAATGGTGTTCCATATGTCAAAAATGAGTACGACGAGAAGGGAAGGGTAATAAAACAACTTGATAAAAATGGGAATATAACTGAAATTACATATAATGAAGATGATAAGGAGAACGTCTTTATTTTCCATGCAACAAATGTGGTTGAAAGGTACAGATATAACGAGCAAAACCTTTTATCCGAGAGGGTTTATCCAGATGGCACCAGTGAAATCTATACATATGACATTTACGGCAACAAGGATTCTGTAACAGATCGCCTAGGAAGGACAACAGAATATGTTTATGATAAAGAGGGGTATTTGCTTGAGGAGATATATCCCAACGGTTATACAATCTCAAACTATTACGACAGCTTTGGAAACCTTATAAAAACTGCGACATCAGGTGGTTCCGCGACATTGTTTTTATATGATTCAAATGGAAATATTATTGAAGAAAAGGTTAGAATTGATGATGATGTATATTCTATAACCGGATATTTCTATGATGAACATGGAAGACTTTTGGAGAGGGTTGATCCGGAAGGTAATATAACAGAATTTGAATATGAAGACCACCATATTGATAAGCCTACCTTAATAAGGGATGCTGAGGGCAATATATTTAAATATAAATATGACAAAGCCGGAAGAATGATTGGTATAACCATACCCTACGGCACTATAGAGTATACATATAATGAAATCAACAAGGTGATTAAAAAAATTGATGCATTAGGTAACGTTACCCAGATGGAATATGACTTGATGGGCAACCTCGTAAAAAAACTCCTTCCGGGTGAGCAGAATTCAGGAACAGGTTACAAATTTTATTATGACAATATGGATAGGCTTGTTAAAACCATTGACCCGTTGAACAATGTAATGGCGCTAAAGTATGATATCCATGGAAATGTAATTAAGGAGATTAACCCTAACTTATATGATCAGGATGCTGCTGATGGCATTGGTATCGAGTACATATATGATCAGAGCCAGAGAAGGATAAAAGATGTATATCCAACAGGAGGAGTCGGAAGGACAAAATATGATCCTGTGGGTAATGTTATAAAGACAATTGAACCGGGAAAGTATGATGTTTACACTGATGATGGTGCAGGCTGCGAATATGTATATGATGAGCTCAATAGGCTTACCATGATAAAGGACCCTGAAGGGAATGTGGTAAAAGCCTACCAGTACGATGATGGCGGCAGGCTTATCAAAGAGGCAAATGCAAAAGGCTATGAAACTATATACAAATACAATGCAGCAGGGTGGCTCATTGAGAAGAGGGCACCTGTTGATGAAAAGGATTCAAAGGCTTTATATAGCATTACCCTTTACAACTATGACAAAGCCGGAAGAAGGATTGAGGAAAAGGTTTCAAGGGAGTATGTAGATGATAAGGAATACCCTGAGGATTGGAATGTCATAAGCTATGTATATGATAAAAATAATCGCATAGTTGAGGTTTCCGATTCCACTGGAGCAAGGATTCAATATTCCTATGACTGCCTTGGCAGCAGAACCACTGAGATAATAAAGATAAACGATAAGAAGAATAAAATAATAAGATATAGATATAATAGTGTAGGTTTATTGGAAAAGAAGACTGAGGAAGTAGATGGAGACGATCTTGTTGAAAAAGTGGAAGGAAAGGCTATTTCCCAGACGCTTTACAATTATGATGGCAACTACAACCTGACCTGTATTACAACTCCCCTCGGTTATAAAACCCATATAAGCTATGATAAGGCGGGAAGAATCACCGAGGTCAGAAAAATTATAGATAAAGATGAAATTCGTATTACCAAATATGAGTATGATAAAGCAGGCAATCTGACTAAAGAAACTGATTGCAACGGAAACTCAATAAAATATGATTATGACAGTATGAACAGAAGGGTTAGGGTTATCGACAGGGAAGGCGGTGTCACAAGGCTGTTTTATGATGATGCAGGCAATGTGATAAAGAGGGTATCTCCTAAAAACTATGATCCAAAAACCGATGATGGAATAGGAAAATCTTTTACATATGACAGCCTTAACAGGTTAACAGGGGTAATTGATGCTCTTGGAAATGTGGTAGAAAAGAGAATGTTCAATAGTGCCGGTGAGCTTGTTGAGAAGATGGATGCTGCAATGCTATCAGCAGAATACAAGTATGATATTGGCGGAAGAATAAAGGAAATATCAACACCTGGGGCAAAACAAAGGGGAATCGCATCACAGCAGTACACTTATGATGCAATGGGCAATATAACAGGAATTAAAGACGGCCAAGGAAACCTGACCCAGCACAAGCTTGATTTGTGGGGAAGAATTTCAGAAATCCAGAAGGCTGACGGAAGTGTTGAAAAATACAGCTATGACCATGCCGGAAATATTGTAAGTGCTGCAGACGGAAATGGAAATATCACCGAGTATGTGTTCAATAGCTTAAATAAGCTTTCTCGGATTGTAGATCCTGCGGGGGATAGTATTTCCTTTAAGTATGATTTGCAGGGAAGGTTAGTTCGAAAGGTTGACAGAAACAGAAAAATCAGTGAATATATATATAATCAGGATGATAACATTGTTTTAAAAAGGGATATGGCATCAGGCTATCGGGAAGAATACTCCTACAATCTGGATGGAAGCCTTAAAGCTGCTGTCAATGGTGCTGTCAGTTACTTTTATGAGTATACTCCTAATTTAAAGTTGAAGTCCAAGAGAGCAAATGGAAAGCCTGTTCTTAACTACAAGTATGATAAAGAAGGCAACCTTATTGAGCTTAAAGATATCTCAGGAAAACTTACAACTTATAAGTATGATGAACTTGGAAGGCTTTCGGAGGTATGGGACGCAGAACAAAAGGAAGCCACCTACATCTACAACCTTGATAGTACTGTAGCCTCAATATGTTATAGTAATGGAACAACTGTGGAATACAGCTATGATAATGATAAAAATATAGCATCCATCATATCAAGGAATAAAGCCGGTGAAGAAATAATTTCACATATGTATTTCTATGATAACAATGGGAATCAGGTTGAAAAAGTTGAAAATGGAAGCGTTACAAGCTTTCGCTATGATAAGCTTAACAGGCTGGAAAAAGTGGTTTATCCTGATGTTGAAGAAATATTTACATATGACTTTGCAGGAAACAGAATAAGTAGAATAAAGGGTAATATCAAAGAAGAATACAGCTATGACAAAAGAAATAGATTGGTAGAGAAGGTTGAAGGAGCTGCACATACTAATTACCAGTATGATCCCCACGGCAATCTGATTCAGGAGAGCGGCAATAGGGGTATAACAAAGTATACATACGACTGCTTTAACAGGACAGCATCTGTACAGAGCCCGGCAGGAGGGTTTATTAAAAATGTTTATGACCCTGAAGGTCTAAGGTATGAGGTGCAGGAAAACGGCAATGTTAGTAGGTTTGTGTTCAGCGGAAGAGATATAGTGTCGGAACTAGATGGAAGCGGAAGCCTCAAGCATTCTTCCATCAGGGGGTATGAGCTTCTTGCTCACAAGGAAGTTACGGGCAAGAGTTATTATTATATCAACAACGCCCACGGTGATGTAACGGCATTGGTTGATGCAGCCGGAAGTGTAGTGAATCGGTATCAGTATGATGCATTTGGTAATACAGTTGAAGCTGTAGAGAAGGTGCAGAATAGATTCAGGTATGCTGGAGAGCAGTATGATCAAGTTACAGCACAATATTACCTTAGAGCTAGGTTCTATAACCCTGTAGTTGGTAGGTTTACACAAGAAGACACATACAGAGGCGATGGATTAAACCTCTATTCATATGTAAAAAATAATCCTGTTAAGTATCTTGACCCAAGTGGACATTGGGGCGAATTAGTCCATAAAGATGTAACAACTGAGATAGCCTCAAAATTATTAGATAATGAAAAATATGGAAGTATAGTTGGAAATGCTGATAACGGTGTTGATTCAGACCCTACAACAAGTCCTTTCCTTAAAGCGACACAGGATTGGCATTTTGATCAAACCAAAGGTACTGGCGTAGATACAAGACAGCAACACTTTGATGAGTATTATAAAAAATCTGTTGACACATGGAATAATGCTGAAAAAGATTATGCCAACAATGTTGCAAATATAGAAAATTCATATTCCTATAAAATCAAAAAGGTTTTCATGAGTGAAGAGAAAGCAAAAAATAGTTGTTTACAAAGCCTGATGGAGGAAAGAGAAAAACAACGTAAAAAATCTCTTGAACAGTTAGGAAAAGCATTACATCCATATCAAGATATTGATGCACATATGGATTGGGATACTGGCCCACTTGGTGTGAATGCTCATCATGCTAATAGTGGATATGATAAAATAAAGATATTTGATGATCCACGTTACGATCTTGTAAAAAATCCGGCAGGTGGCTATGATCCGATAGATTCTGGAGAGAAATTTGGAAGTCAGAGGTATAAGGCAACAGAACAAAAGACAAAAGATGCTATTACACAATTTATGAAGGATGTTAATTACTGTGCATCTAAAAGTCAGACTTTTTAA